Within Streptomyces albofaciens JCM 4342, the genomic segment CCGTGATCGCGTCGGTCGTCCACGGGGGGCTGAGCACCGTACGCACTTCGACGTGGGAAACGCCGTTGTCGTGGAGGACGCGCTCTATGTCGGCGGACATGGTCTCGATGGCGGGGCAGCCCGTGTAGGTCGGGGTCAGCTCGACCTCCACCTGGCCGGGGCCGGTCATCCGCAGCCCGCGCAGGATGCCCAGCTCGGCCAGGGTCACCACCGGCAGCTCCGGGTCCGGGACGGAGCCGGCCACGTCGCGCAGCCGGTCTTCGAGGGGGGTGGTCACCATGTCGCCCCCGGGTGGCTGCGGTGCAGATGCTGCATCTCGGCGAGCATCCGGCCGAACGGTTCGGTGTGCAGGCCCTGGCGTCCGGCTCCCGCGGTCCAGGCGCCGCGGCTCGGGCCCTGGGGGACGGTGAGGGTGGCGCGGGTCAGGACGGAGGCTATGCGCGTGATCCAGTCGTCGTGCAGGGCGGTGAGGTCCAGGTCGAGGCCCGGGACCGGCTCGAAGAGCTCGCCGGTGAAGCGCCACAGGGCGTCCAGGCCGCGTTGCATGCGCTCGTGGCTCTCCTCGGTGCCGTCGCCCAGGCGCAGGGTCCACTGCTCGGCGTGGTCGCGGTGGTAGGCGACTTCTTTTGCCGCCTTGGCGGCGAGCGGTGCCAAGGGGCCGTCGCCTACGGCCAGTTGGGCGTACAGCAGCTCCTGGTAGGTGGAGAAGTACAGCTGGCGGGCGATGGTGTGGGCGAAGTCGCCGTTGGGCTGCTCGACGAGCTGGCAGTTGCGGAAGGAGCGTTCCTCACGCAGATACGCCAGCTCGTCCTCGTCACCGGCGAGGGAGAGCAGGACGCGGGCCTGGCCGAGGAGGTCCAGCGCGATGTTGGCGAGCGCCACCTCCTCTTCGAGGACGGGGGCGTGTCCGGCCCACTCCCCCAGCCGGTGGGAGAGGACGAGGGCGTCGTCGCCGAGGGCCAGGGCCGGGGCAGCGGCGGCGACGTCCCGGGCCAGCGAGCCCGCGGGGGCGGGGGTCGCGGTGCCCGTGGCGGCCGAGGCGGTCGCGGGCGGGGTGGTCGCGGCCGGGGCGGCAGCGTTCGGTGCGGGCTTCACAGGTGCTGCACCCCCTCCGGGATCTCGTAGAACGTCGGGTGGCGGTAGGGCTTGTCGGCGGCCGGCTCGAAGAAGGAGTCCTTCTCGTCCGGGGAGGAGGCGGAGATCGCGGCGGAGGGGACCACCCAGATCGAGATGCCTTCGGAGCGGCGGGTGTACAGATCGCGGGCGTTGCGCAGGGCCATCTCTGCGTCCGGGGCGTGCAGGCTGCCGGCGTGGGTGTGCGACAGGCCGCGCCGGCTGCGGACGAAGACCTCCCACAAGGGCCAGTCGGCGGGGCCCGCCGACGCCCCGGCTGCCGCCTGCGAAGCCGCGGCGGCCGGCTCCGGCTCGCCCTGGCCCGTACGGCTGTCCGGACGCGCGCCGTCCGCCGTGCCGTTCGTGGTCATCGGTTTCCCTCCCCGTGCTTGGCCGCGTAGGCAGCCGCGGCGTCGCGCACCCAGGCGCCGTCCTCGTGGGCCCGGCGGCGCTGGGTGATGCGCTGTTCGTTGCAAGGGCCGTTGCCCTTGAGGACCTCGCGGAACTCGTCCCAGTCGATGGGGCCGAAGTCCCAGTGGCCGCGCTGCTCGTTCCACGTCAGGTCCGGGTCCGGGAGCGTGAGGCCCAGGGACTCGGCCTGGGGCACGCAGATGTCCACGAAGCGCTGGCGCAGTTCGTCGTTGGAGTGCCGCTTGATCTTCCAGGCCATGGAGCGGGCGGAGTGCGCCGATTCGTCGTCGGGCGGGCCGAACATCATCAGCGACGGCCACCACCAGCGGTCCACCGCGTCCTGCGCCATGGCGTGCTGGGCGGCCGTGCCCCGGCTCAGGGCGAGCAGGAGCTCGTAGCCCTGGCGCTGGTGGAAGGACTCCTCCTTGCAGACGCGGACCATGGCGCGGGCGTAGGGGCCGTAGGAGCAGCGGCACAGCGGGACCTGGTTCGTGATCGCGGCGCCGTCCACCAGCCAGCCGATGGCCCCGACGTCCGCCCAGGTCAGGGTCGGGTAGTTGAAGATGGAGGAGTACTTCTGGCGGCCGGAGTGGAGCTTGTCGAGAAGTTCGTCGCGGCCGACGCCGAGGGTTTCGGCGGCGCTGTAGAGATACAGGCCGTGTCCCGCTTCGTCCTGCACCTTCGCCATCAGGATCGCCTTGCGGCGCAGCGACGGCGCGCGCGTGATCCAGTTCGCCTCCGGCTGCATGCCGATGATCTCGGAGTGGGCGTGCTGCGCTATCTGGCGCACCAGCGAGGCGCGGTAGGCGTCCGGCATCCAGTCACGGGGCTCGATGCGCTCGTCCGTGGCCACGGCCGCCTCGAAGCCGGCTTCCAGGGCCGCAAGGGACTCCGTGCCCGCCGCGATCGTCGTCATGTGATCCCCCTAGCTCCCGACCGACCGATCGTTCGGTTCAATGGTGTGGTCGGACGCGTGGGGTGTCAAGCCTGTGGATAACTCGGGGGAGGGTGTGCCGCGTGGGGCGGCCTAGGTACGGTTCCGGAGCGGCGGAAAGCCGCTCGGTGACTGGAAACGGGGCAGGAATGCAGCTATACGGGGACGAATCGCGGCCACCCGCCGCGCTCTCGCTGCCGTCACGCATCGTGGTGACCGTGGCGGCCGGAGCCGTCACGCTGGCCGTCGCGATTCACCTGGCGATGATGTTCCTGCACGTCGCCCCGTCGAACACGCTGAGCAAGCAGCACGGCGAAGCGATCAACGACTACGTCTTCCCGGAGTACGAGCAGAACTGGAAGCTGTTCGCGCCCAACCCGCTCCAGCAGAACATCGCGGTGCAGGCGCGCGCCCAGCTGCGTACGAAGGACGGCGACCGGCTGACCACCGGCTGGACCGACCTCACCGCCCTCGACGGCCGGGCCCTGCTGCACAACCCCGTACCGAGCCACACCCAGCAGAACGAACTGCGCCGCGCCTGGGAGTACTACCTCAACACCCATGATGCCCAGGACCGCTCCACGGGCATGCGCGGCGAACTGGCCGAGCAGTACGTCCGGCGGATCGTGATGCAGCGCATGAGCGCGCGGTGGACGGCGCGCGGCGCGGTCGAGCAGGTGCAGGTCCGCTCGATGACGACGGCCGTC encodes:
- the paaD gene encoding 1,2-phenylacetyl-CoA epoxidase subunit PaaD; protein product: MVTTPLEDRLRDVAGSVPDPELPVVTLAELGILRGLRMTGPGQVEVELTPTYTGCPAIETMSADIERVLHDNGVSHVEVRTVLSPPWTTDAITAEGRRKLAEFGIAPPRPTGPAGGPVPVALAIRCPHCGSTDTTLLSRFSSTACKALRRCESCREPFDHFKEL
- the paaC gene encoding 1,2-phenylacetyl-CoA epoxidase subunit PaaC produces the protein MKPAPNAAAPAATTPPATASAATGTATPAPAGSLARDVAAAAPALALGDDALVLSHRLGEWAGHAPVLEEEVALANIALDLLGQARVLLSLAGDEDELAYLREERSFRNCQLVEQPNGDFAHTIARQLYFSTYQELLYAQLAVGDGPLAPLAAKAAKEVAYHRDHAEQWTLRLGDGTEESHERMQRGLDALWRFTGELFEPVPGLDLDLTALHDDWITRIASVLTRATLTVPQGPSRGAWTAGAGRQGLHTEPFGRMLAEMQHLHRSHPGATW
- the paaB gene encoding 1,2-phenylacetyl-CoA epoxidase subunit PaaB; translated protein: MTTNGTADGARPDSRTGQGEPEPAAAASQAAAGASAGPADWPLWEVFVRSRRGLSHTHAGSLHAPDAEMALRNARDLYTRRSEGISIWVVPSAAISASSPDEKDSFFEPAADKPYRHPTFYEIPEGVQHL
- the paaA gene encoding 1,2-phenylacetyl-CoA epoxidase subunit PaaA translates to MTTIAAGTESLAALEAGFEAAVATDERIEPRDWMPDAYRASLVRQIAQHAHSEIIGMQPEANWITRAPSLRRKAILMAKVQDEAGHGLYLYSAAETLGVGRDELLDKLHSGRQKYSSIFNYPTLTWADVGAIGWLVDGAAITNQVPLCRCSYGPYARAMVRVCKEESFHQRQGYELLLALSRGTAAQHAMAQDAVDRWWWPSLMMFGPPDDESAHSARSMAWKIKRHSNDELRQRFVDICVPQAESLGLTLPDPDLTWNEQRGHWDFGPIDWDEFREVLKGNGPCNEQRITQRRRAHEDGAWVRDAAAAYAAKHGEGNR
- a CDS encoding DUF5819 family protein, translated to MQLYGDESRPPAALSLPSRIVVTVAAGAVTLAVAIHLAMMFLHVAPSNTLSKQHGEAINDYVFPEYEQNWKLFAPNPLQQNIAVQARAQLRTKDGDRLTTGWTDLTALDGRALLHNPVPSHTQQNELRRAWEYYLNTHDAQDRSTGMRGELAEQYVRRIVMQRMSARWTARGAVEQVQVRSMTTAVSPPPWSTEKISDKPRYRQVPWWQVTEADLPEGARIQ